The proteins below are encoded in one region of Delphinus delphis chromosome 4, mDelDel1.2, whole genome shotgun sequence:
- the DPH3 gene encoding diphthamide biosynthesis protein 3 isoform X2, whose protein sequence is MAVFHDEVEIEDFQYDEDLETYFYPCPCGDNFCITKEDLENGEDVATCPSCSLIIKVIYDKDQFMCGETVLTPSTNKELVKC, encoded by the exons ATGGCGGTGTTTCACGACGAGGTGGAGATTGAGGACTTCCAATATGACGAGGACTTGGAGACGTACTTCTACCCTTGTCCGTGTGGAGATAACTTCTGCATCACCAAG GAAGATTTGGAGAATGGGGAAGACGTGGCAACGTGCCCTAGCTGCTCTCTCATTATAAAAGTGATTTATGACAAA GATCAGTTTATGTGTGGAGAGACAGTCCTGACCCCTTCCACCAACAAAGAGCTAGTTAAGTGCTGA
- the DPH3 gene encoding diphthamide biosynthesis protein 3 isoform X1: MAVFHDEVEIEDFQYDEDLETYFYPCPCGDNFCITKDQFMCGETVLTPSTNKELVKC; encoded by the exons ATGGCGGTGTTTCACGACGAGGTGGAGATTGAGGACTTCCAATATGACGAGGACTTGGAGACGTACTTCTACCCTTGTCCGTGTGGAGATAACTTCTGCATCACCAAG GATCAGTTTATGTGTGGAGAGACAGTCCTGACCCCTTCCACCAACAAAGAGCTAGTTAAGTGCTGA